The Cellulomonas flavigena DSM 20109 DNA segment GTACGGCGTGCCGTACCCGTGCAGCGCCGAGCGCAGCACCTCCAGGCCGTCGCGGTGGCTCGCGAGCAGCAGGTCCGGGACGGGACCGCGGTCGCGTGCCGACAGCTCGAGGACCCCGGGCAGGTGGTCCGGCAGCTCGTCGTCGCGCGGCGTCCAGCCGCACGCGCGGAACGCCTCGACGAACCGCACGAGCGCCATGCCGCGCCGTCGGGTGTCGCCCGCCGCGTAGTACGTGAGGTACAGCGCGCAGCGGCGTCGCAGGTCGAACGTCTGCACGTAGTGCGCCTGCCGGTCGACGAGGTCCCACGGCTCGACCGCGTCGACGTGCCGCAGGAGCGCGTCACGCACCTGCGGCGGGAGCGTCGGTGCGGCCTGCCGCACGGCCGCGAGACGTGCCCCGTGCTCGGCACCGGGGTGGTCGAGCAGCAGCGCGACCGCCATGTGCGCGGTGGCGCGCTGCTCGCCGTCGACCGGCACGGGGGTGAGGAACGGCAGCGCCGGTGTGCGCGGGCTCATCGCTCGACCTCGCTCGGGCCGTCGGGTCCCTGGCCGTAGCCCGGTTCGTCGGGGGCGGGCGGGAAGAGCCCCGCCGGGGCGCCGTTGCCGTCCCAGTTGAGCAGGTTGACGCGTTCGGGCGTGGCGTCGCCCGCAGGTGCCTGGTCCGCGAGCTGCCGGTGGCGCAGCGCGTGGAAGGTCTCGGTGGACGCCCGCATGGGACGACCGCTCGACGAGCCGAACGGCCCGGCGCCGCCCATGCCCGGGCCGCCCTCGGTCTCCAGCGAGCACCCGGTGGCGAGCTCCTCGAGGTCGCGCGCCGACTCGGCGTGGGCGGCGGGGATGACGTACCGGTCCTCGTACTTCGCGATCGCGAGCAGGCGGTACATCGCCTCCATCTCCTCGGCGTCCAGTCCGACGGACGCAGCGATGCGGGGGTCCTGCTCGACCCCGAGGTTGACGTTGCGCATGTGTGCGCGCATCGCGGCCAGCCGCTGCAGCACGTCCTGCACCGGGCCCACGTCGCCGGCGGTGAACAACCCGGCGAGGTACTCGATCGGGATCCGCAGCCGGTCGATCGCCGCGAACAGCGTCGGCGCGTCCTCGGCGTCCGCGCCGGTGCCGGCGACCACGTCGACGACCGGAGACAGCGGCGGGATGTACCAGACCATCGGCATCGTCCGGTACTCCGGGTGCAGGGGCAGCGCCACCTGGTACTCGCTGATGAGCTTCCACACCGGCGAGCGCTGCGCGGCCTCGATCCAGTCGTCCGGAATGCCGGCGGCACGGGCGCCCGCGACCACCTCGGGGTCGTCGGGGTCGAGGAAGACGGCCCGCTGGGAGTCGAGGAGGTCGTGCTCGTCCTCGACCGACGCGGCCGCCAGGACTTTCTCCTCGTCGTAGAGCACGAGGCCGAGGTACCGCAGCCGTCCGACGCACGTCTCCGAGCAGACCGTGGGCAGCCCCACCTCGAGACGCGGGTAGCACAGCGTGCACTTCTCGGCCTTGCCGGTCTTGTGGTTGAAGTAGACCTTCTTGTACGGGCACCCGGTGACGCACATGCGCCAGCCGCGGCACTTGTCCTGGTCGACCAGGACAATGCCGTCCTCGACCCGCTTGTACATCGCGCCCGACGGGCACGACGCCACGCAGGACGGGTTGAGGCAGTGCTCACAGATGCGCGGCAGGTAGAACATGAACGTCTGCTCGAACTCCGCGGCGACCTGGTGGCTCATCGTCGCCAGGATCGGGTCGTCCGCCATGGTCTCGCCCGCGCCGCCGAGGTTGTCGTCCCAGTTGGCCGACCACCTGATCTGCATGTCGTCACCCGTGAGCAGCGACTTGG contains these protein-coding regions:
- the narJ gene encoding nitrate reductase molybdenum cofactor assembly chaperone, with product MSPRTPALPFLTPVPVDGEQRATAHMAVALLLDHPGAEHGARLAAVRQAAPTLPPQVRDALLRHVDAVEPWDLVDRQAHYVQTFDLRRRCALYLTYYAAGDTRRRGMALVRFVEAFRACGWTPRDDELPDHLPGVLELSARDRGPVPDLLLASHRDGLEVLRSALHGYGTPYAHLLDAVCLTLPAVDAGTAERFAALLAQGPPQETVGLDRPLLPFPTTRPTEVPA
- the narH gene encoding nitrate reductase subunit beta, whose translation is MRVMAQMAMVMNLDKCIGCHTCSVTCKQAWTNRTGVEYVWFNNVETRPGIGYPRTYEDQDRWRGGWVRTRRGRLKLRAGGRFSKLARIFSNPTLPEIHDYYEPWTYDYDVLLSSPQGEHTPVARPKSLLTGDDMQIRWSANWDDNLGGAGETMADDPILATMSHQVAAEFEQTFMFYLPRICEHCLNPSCVASCPSGAMYKRVEDGIVLVDQDKCRGWRMCVTGCPYKKVYFNHKTGKAEKCTLCYPRLEVGLPTVCSETCVGRLRYLGLVLYDEEKVLAAASVEDEHDLLDSQRAVFLDPDDPEVVAGARAAGIPDDWIEAAQRSPVWKLISEYQVALPLHPEYRTMPMVWYIPPLSPVVDVVAGTGADAEDAPTLFAAIDRLRIPIEYLAGLFTAGDVGPVQDVLQRLAAMRAHMRNVNLGVEQDPRIAASVGLDAEEMEAMYRLLAIAKYEDRYVIPAAHAESARDLEELATGCSLETEGGPGMGGAGPFGSSSGRPMRASTETFHALRHRQLADQAPAGDATPERVNLLNWDGNGAPAGLFPPAPDEPGYGQGPDGPSEVER